One part of the Mercenaria mercenaria strain notata unplaced genomic scaffold, MADL_Memer_1 contig_4506, whole genome shotgun sequence genome encodes these proteins:
- the LOC128553927 gene encoding uncharacterized protein LOC128553927, producing MSYAGDTMSYVGDTMSYAGDTMSYVGDTMSYAGDTMSYVGDTISYAGDTMSYAGDTMSYVGDTMPYAGDTMSYAGDTMSYAGDTMFYVGDTMSYAGDTMSYAGDTMSYAGDTMSYVGDTMSYAGDTMSYAGDTMSYAGDTMSYAGDTMSYAGDTMSYVGDTMSYAGDTISYVGDTMFYVADTMFYVGDTKSYVGDSKLYVRQI from the coding sequence ATGTCCTACGCAGGTGATACCATGTCCTACGTTGGTGATACCATGTCCTACGCAGgtgatactatgtcctacgtaggtgATACCATGTCCTACGCAGgtgatactatgtcctacgtaggtgATACCATATCCTACGCAGGTGATACCATGTCCTACGCAGgtgatactatgtcctacgtaggtgATACCATGCCCTACGCAGGTGATACCATGTCATACGCAGGTGATACCATGTCCTACGCAGGTGATACCATGTTCTACGTAGGTGATACCATGTCCTACGCAGGTGATACCATGTCATACGCAGGTGATACCATGTCCTACGCAGGTGATACCATGTCCTACGTAGGTGATACCATGTCCTACGCAGGTGATACCATGTCATACGCAGGTGATACCATGTCCTACGCAGGTGATACCATGTCATACGCAGGTGATACCATGTCCTACGCAGGTGATACCATGTCCTACGTAGGTGATACCATGTCCTACGCAGGTGATACTATATCCTACGTAGGTGATACCATGTTCTACGTAGCAGATACTATgttctacgtaggagatactaagtcctatgtAGGAGATAGTAAGTTGTACGTTAGACAAAtctaa
- the LOC128553924 gene encoding uncharacterized protein LOC128553924 yields MWTHFILIFLFRQSFTADSAKSFKLISDNEVKSIDFLANAVRDDTLIQYLVERIENIERFAKTEHENNLVLKERVVQLEARDRQRDHQFAEIQERCEHLESKLGQEMISRRSNEIDTPVNQNASSRHGSHSGDDIFHVKQLMASHERNYGKNHSMMKKAKHTRGSDDYRILTPVNEEPVAFFATLGKHMVNTGVNQVIPSSSPMSAIAITLTRETSERLSLEFTYFQ; encoded by the exons ATGTGGACCCATTTTATTCTAATTTTCCTTTTTCGACAAAGTTTTACAGCTGATTCCGCGAAatcgtttaaacttatttcggATAACGAAGTGAAAAGCATTGATTTTCTTGCAAATGCCGTAAGAGACGATACACTCATCCAGTATCTTGTTGAACGTATAGAAAATATCGAACGTTTTGCAAAGACGGAACACGAAAACAATCTTGTTTTGAAAGAGCGCGTGGTTCAACTTGAAGCTCGAGATAGACAGCGCGATCATCAGTTTGCCGAGATTCAGGAACGATGTGAACATCTGGAATCGAAATTGGGACAAGAAATGATTAGTAGAAGATCCAATGAGATTGATACACCAGTGAACCAAAATGCTTCAAGTCGCCATGGTAGCCATTCTGGTGACGATATATTTCATGTCAAACAGTTGATGGCGTCACATGAACGTAACTATGGAAAGAATCACAGCATGATGAAGAAAGCAAAGCATACTCGTG gtAGTGATGATTACAGGATACTAACACCTGTGAACGAAGAACCAGTTGCTTTCTTCGCAACGCTCGGAAAACATATGGTCAACACAGGGGTCAACCAAGTTATTCCAAGTTCATCACCAATGTCGGCAATAGCTATAACCCTCACGCGGGAGACTTCCGAGCGCCTGTCACTggaatttacatattttcagtgA